A single region of the Drosophila miranda strain MSH22 chromosome 2, D.miranda_PacBio2.1, whole genome shotgun sequence genome encodes:
- the LOC108157361 gene encoding protein tipE, which yields MRSGSSELLLEQQQQELRLRKIRELAPKKKNGNRRFRSWRERARFYGTSTLAFFSVTAGASLLFLVPLYVDPAISTLSHDFIENPTLCTTTRREDLVGIFNCSWSSCREGCTSDLYRCVHIYVTFIEQNITIPENMTDFSNYTADWEQSGEATLLVNIKGCGYPPTVTCKTFNDYYGADGAIYPCYYSRKNKTVVLTSYSHDDQVAVIINFFAVPFVITVISSIALCIMHCDCRCKKDRSHRRNRPQCRRPRIENLSDTSISTRVDMLTPAIEVYKPPL from the coding sequence ATGAGGAGTGGCAGTTCGGAATTACTACTcgagcagcaacaacaagagcTACGGTTACGTAAAATCCGAGAACTGGctccaaaaaagaaaaatggcAATCGGCGCTTTCGCTCGTGGCGGGAACGTGCGCGTTTCTACGGCACCTCGACTCTGGCCTTCTTCTCGGTGACCGCCGGTGCTTCGCTGCTCTTCCTGGTGCCGCTCTACGTGGACCCGGCCATCTCCACGCTGAGCCACGATTTCATCGAGAATCCCACGCTCTGCACAACCACGCGTCGCGAGGATCTGGTGGGCATCTTTAACTGCTCCTGGAGCTCCTGCCGCGAGGGCTGCACCTCTGACCTCTACCGCTGCGTGCATATCTACGTGACGTTCATCGAGCAGAACATTACCATTCCGGAGAACATGACCGACTTTAGCAACTACACGGCCGACTGGGAGCAGTCCGGGGAGGCCACGCTGCTAGTGAACATTAAGGGCTGCGGCTACCCGCCCACGGTCACGTGCAAGACCTTCAACGACTACTACGGCGCCGACGGCGCCATCTATCCGTGCTACTACTCGCGGAAGAACAAGACCGTAGTGCTCACGTCCTACAGTCACGACGATCAGGTGGCCGTGATCATAAATTTTTTCGCGGTGCCCTTTGTGATAACGGTCATCTCATCCATCGCCTTGTGCATCATGCACTGCGACTGCCGCTGCAAAAAGGACCGCAGCCATCGACGCAATCGTCCGCAGTGCCGAAGGCCGCGCATCGAGAATCTCAG
- the LOC108154445 gene encoding uncharacterized protein LOC108154445, producing MYKINMGASKIAAKTRGGLAHSLDKFDGIKESSKTNGSIDLNTTTEHNNIPRPVFKKRISKRTKPTKKNENGVISSQNEELVNYINDSWNMLVGPNPTDATPTADQTIGSEESTLANTQAATSSLATVWIEPPSPDLEDFKPFDLESWWSRRLFENITKDL from the coding sequence ATGTACAAAATTAATATGGGAGCCAGCAAGATCGCTGCTAAAACGCGTGGCGGTCTGGCTCATAGTCTCGATAAATTCGACGGGATCAAGGAGAGCAGCAAGACGAACGGGAGTATCGATCTAAACACGACCACGGAGCACAACAATATCCCACGTCCAGTATTTAAAAAGCGTATCTCGAAACGTACTAAACCAACCAAGAAAAACGAGAATGGAGTGATATCATCGCAGAATGAGGAACTCGTAAACTATATAAATGACTCATGGAACATGTTAGTGGGACCAAATCCTACTGATGCGACCCCAACAGCCGACCAGACAATTGGTTCTGAGGAAAGCACATTGGCCAATACACAGGCTGCCACCTCTTCATTGGCGACTGTTTGGATAGAGCCCCCTAGCCCAGACTTGGAAGACTTTAAGCCCTTCGATCTGGAATCCTGGTGGAGTCGCCGCTTGTTCGAAAACATTACCAAAGACCTCTAA
- the LOC108157672 gene encoding prominin-like protein isoform X1 has protein sequence MAVGSTMSECTTMESKQSMIKTRKRREVKMERTLTIASLCAAIFLIVLVTRAVESSASPSSRDDPPFSYWRKGYAGHGTTHEQVGAIHFTPVEYSKFKPLSNYSQRENVSHMWVDVVFKISRIFFDKLFPLDPTVPRGYIADVGKDSMRLGPKVVQDDWAHWLNAFWLMWLWVLLLVALIVLAPFACVIYFCFCCHRCKLGCPACQSGVTRRRICLSFCLILILPFIAGSMGLAFLSNGMLERGLVNTKIAFEMGSVDTCNFLKDVSDHIHHLFVKNYEEMETHLITTIVEAPKHLFKDLNDVAQGNAVSELAGILRNLPEAKRQLEWSRYLQTSIKWVSNKLRNALRGVKRDINDAAIVLCGSTDCLKFLHTNEVEFMDASRCLHLDELPLPPKMQKQLDDLDETLEKPAWAAPLRRLRNISRKIKDEMARVSPPIIRDIRKGRKLFAKEGRRIEEIIDVVISDIHLSTMRASRAFEDLYDKFNETRQYVVQYIAVSLLGILSILVLALIVGCIAPRPTGASNEYFTKRIASYMMILAMILIFCALSVMLIVVLFYFVIGGVAYKGACAPLREMKSSALVKQLDSEIDLRTMFSLRNQDLPANKSSKPVRVSSVVKACQGDIYLFNFLQENRIFDITDFLRVKLLSKAVKSKEKSLDLSKEFILTPYERDVYLKKMEDVEMGLYHSDLWFDIICEDLSSLNVDQLMQNLQSLSQSLSWNNYRAASVALENAYVSLKAIKASYYFGLDRDYKLMTKSLKVMDRIILHQNYNFADTFKILRAKIVASEEFIRDKGTSYISTLGENLTAVVEEQIQEYIRMIIREATSSIGYCKPLTYIYDRGLELVCNRMVDPINGYWMGVLTAAFLLLPVLCIAHRLQCLYKQHKVAPIRAIRARLVHEEQQEQDPCPFCSANPNRIPGGLIACIGLDGAGTTIYDGDNMIAETGNINDGDKKNKLD, from the exons ATGGCAGTCGGGAGTACAATGTCTGAATGTACAACTATGGAATCTAAGCAGTCAATGATTAAAACCAGAAAGCGAAGAGAGGTAAAAATGGAGAGGACTTTGACAATAGCCAGTCTTTGTGCGGCAATATTTCTGATTGTGCTGGTCACAAGGGCTGTTGAGAGTTCCGCCAGTCCAAGCTCACGAGATGATCCCCCTTTCTCGTATTGGCGCAAAGGATATGCCGGACACGGCACCACACACGAGCAGGTGGGGGCAATTCACTTCACCCCAGTTGAATACTCAAAGTTCAAGCCACTGTCGAATTACTCTCAGAGAGAGAATGTCTCACATATGTGGGTAGATGTtgttttcaaaatttcgcgaATCTTTTTTGACAAACTGTTTCCCCTTGATCCGACCGTACCAAGAG GATACATAGCGGACGTGGGTAAGGACAGCATGAGGTTGGGACCGAAAGTTGTACAGGACGATTGGGCGCATTGGTTGAACGCATTTTGGCTTATGTGGCTATGGGTACTTTTACTGGTTGCTCTCATTGTCCTGGCACCCTTTGCATG TGTCATAtatttctgcttctgctgccaTCGTTGTAAGCTGGGATGTCCAGCTTGCCAATCGGGTGTAACAAGGAGACGTATTTGTTTGAGCTTCTGCTTGATTCTGATCCTTCCATTTATCGC TGGTAGTATGGGCTTGGCTTTTCTCTCAAATGGTATGCTAGAGCGCGGCCTAGTCAACACTAAAATTGCCTTTGAAATGGGTAGCGTGGATACTTGCAACTTCCTGAAGGATGTCAGCGATCATATTCATCATTTGTTTGTGAAAAACTATGAGGAGATGGAGACTCATCTGATCACTACTATCGTGG AGGCCCCAAAACATTTGTTCAAGGACTTGAACGATGTCGCGCAAGGTAATGCCGTCTCAGAGCTAGCTGGGATTTTACGCAATCTTCCAGAAGCAAAAAGACAATTGGAATGGTCCCGATACTTGCAAACAAGCATAAAGTGGGTATCCAATAAGCTAAGAAATG CTCTCCGGGGAGTGAAGCGGGACATTAACGATGCGGCGATAGTGCTTTGTGGCAGTACGGATTGCCTCAAATTTTTGCACACTAACGAAGTTGAGTTTATGGACGCATCCAGATGCCTCCACTTGGATGAG TTGCCTCTTCCGCCGAAAATGCAAAAACAGTTGGATGATCTAGACGAAACCTTGGAAAAGCCAGCATGGGCAGCGCCGCTCCGTAGACTCAGAAATATCAGTAGAAAGATTAAGGACGAGATGGCACGAGTCTCACCCCCGATAATTCGAGACATACGCAAGGGAAGGAAGCTGTTTGCCAAAGAGGGGAGGAGAATAGAAGAAATAATTGACGTGGTCATCAGCGACATTCATCTTAGCACCATGCGTGCGAGCAGGGCGTTCGAGGATCTTTACGACAAATTTAATGAAACACGTCAGTACGTCGTTCAGTATATTGCTGTAAGCCTCCTTGGG ATTCTGTCGATCCTGGTTTTGGCTTTGATTGTTGGCTGTATAGCACCACGTCCCACCGGAGCGAGCAATGAATACTTCACCAAAAGGATCGCATCGTACATGATGATACT AGCCATGATTTTAATATTTTGTGCGCTATCCGTCATGCTGATAGTGGTGCTGTTTTATTTTGTGATTGGTGGTGTGGCTTACAAAGGCGCATGCGCACCACTCAGGGAAATGAAGTCTAGTGCGCTTGTCAAACAGCTAGACTCAGAGATCGATCTCCGCACAATGTTTTCTCTCCGAAATCAGGATTTACCAGCTAATAAATCAAGCAAGCCAGTCAGAGTATCGAGTGTTGTCAAGGCGTGCCAGGGCGACATCTATTTGTTTAATTTCCTGCAAGAAAATAGAATCTTTGACATAACAGATTTTCTTCGAGTGAAATTATTATCCAAAGCAGTAAAGAGTAAGGAGAAAAGTCTAGATCTATCAAAGGAATTTATACTGACGCCGTATGAACGAGACGtctatttaaaaaaaatggagGATGTTGAAATGGGCTTGTATCACAGCGACTTGTGGTTCGATATAATTTGCGAAGATCTCAGCTCATTGAATGTTGACCAGCTTATGCAGAATCTTCAATCTCTATCACAGTCGCTGTCGTGGAATAACTACCGAGCAGCCTCTGTCGCTTTAGAGAACGCGTATGTTAGTCTCAAGGCAATTAAGGCCTCCTACTATTTTGGTCTAGATAGGGACTATAAGCTTATGACAAAAAGTCTTAAAGTCATGGATCGTATAATTTTACACCAGAACTACAACTTTGCCGATACCTTTAAAATATTGAGAGCAAAAATTGTGGCGTCCGAGGAATTTATACGTGACAAAGGAACGTCATATATTTCTACTCTTGGCGAAAACCTAACTGCAGTGGTTGAGGAACAAATCCAAGAATATATCAGAATGATAATCCGTGAAGCCACCAGCAGCATCGGGTACTGCAAGCCTCTGACCTACATATACGATCGCGGCCTGGAATTGGTTTGCAATCGCATGGTTGACCCCATA AACGGCTATTGGATGGGTGTATTAACGGCGGCGTTCCTTCTGTTGCCCGTGCTCTGTATAGCACATCGTCTGCAGTGTCTCTACAAGCAACATAAGGTGGCTCCGATAAGGGCCATCAGAGCACGGCTCGTGCATGaagaacaacaagaacaagacCCTTGTCCCTTTTGCAGTGCAAATCCAAATAGGATTCCAGGTGGACTCATTGCCTGCATTGGTCTGGACGGTGCAGGAACAACCATTTATGATGGCGACAACATGATTGCAGAAACAGGAAATATCAATGATGGAGACAAAAAGAATAAGTTAGATTAG
- the LOC108157672 gene encoding prominin-like protein isoform X2, translating to MSECTTMESKQSMIKTRKRREVKMERTLTIASLCAAIFLIVLVTRAVESSASPSSRDDPPFSYWRKGYAGHGTTHEQVGAIHFTPVEYSKFKPLSNYSQRENVSHMWVDVVFKISRIFFDKLFPLDPTVPRGYIADVGKDSMRLGPKVVQDDWAHWLNAFWLMWLWVLLLVALIVLAPFACVIYFCFCCHRCKLGCPACQSGVTRRRICLSFCLILILPFIAGSMGLAFLSNGMLERGLVNTKIAFEMGSVDTCNFLKDVSDHIHHLFVKNYEEMETHLITTIVEAPKHLFKDLNDVAQGNAVSELAGILRNLPEAKRQLEWSRYLQTSIKWVSNKLRNALRGVKRDINDAAIVLCGSTDCLKFLHTNEVEFMDASRCLHLDELPLPPKMQKQLDDLDETLEKPAWAAPLRRLRNISRKIKDEMARVSPPIIRDIRKGRKLFAKEGRRIEEIIDVVISDIHLSTMRASRAFEDLYDKFNETRQYVVQYIAVSLLGILSILVLALIVGCIAPRPTGASNEYFTKRIASYMMILAMILIFCALSVMLIVVLFYFVIGGVAYKGACAPLREMKSSALVKQLDSEIDLRTMFSLRNQDLPANKSSKPVRVSSVVKACQGDIYLFNFLQENRIFDITDFLRVKLLSKAVKSKEKSLDLSKEFILTPYERDVYLKKMEDVEMGLYHSDLWFDIICEDLSSLNVDQLMQNLQSLSQSLSWNNYRAASVALENAYVSLKAIKASYYFGLDRDYKLMTKSLKVMDRIILHQNYNFADTFKILRAKIVASEEFIRDKGTSYISTLGENLTAVVEEQIQEYIRMIIREATSSIGYCKPLTYIYDRGLELVCNRMVDPINGYWMGVLTAAFLLLPVLCIAHRLQCLYKQHKVAPIRAIRARLVHEEQQEQDPCPFCSANPNRIPGGLIACIGLDGAGTTIYDGDNMIAETGNINDGDKKNKLD from the exons ATGTCTGAATGTACAACTATGGAATCTAAGCAGTCAATGATTAAAACCAGAAAGCGAAGAGAGGTAAAAATGGAGAGGACTTTGACAATAGCCAGTCTTTGTGCGGCAATATTTCTGATTGTGCTGGTCACAAGGGCTGTTGAGAGTTCCGCCAGTCCAAGCTCACGAGATGATCCCCCTTTCTCGTATTGGCGCAAAGGATATGCCGGACACGGCACCACACACGAGCAGGTGGGGGCAATTCACTTCACCCCAGTTGAATACTCAAAGTTCAAGCCACTGTCGAATTACTCTCAGAGAGAGAATGTCTCACATATGTGGGTAGATGTtgttttcaaaatttcgcgaATCTTTTTTGACAAACTGTTTCCCCTTGATCCGACCGTACCAAGAG GATACATAGCGGACGTGGGTAAGGACAGCATGAGGTTGGGACCGAAAGTTGTACAGGACGATTGGGCGCATTGGTTGAACGCATTTTGGCTTATGTGGCTATGGGTACTTTTACTGGTTGCTCTCATTGTCCTGGCACCCTTTGCATG TGTCATAtatttctgcttctgctgccaTCGTTGTAAGCTGGGATGTCCAGCTTGCCAATCGGGTGTAACAAGGAGACGTATTTGTTTGAGCTTCTGCTTGATTCTGATCCTTCCATTTATCGC TGGTAGTATGGGCTTGGCTTTTCTCTCAAATGGTATGCTAGAGCGCGGCCTAGTCAACACTAAAATTGCCTTTGAAATGGGTAGCGTGGATACTTGCAACTTCCTGAAGGATGTCAGCGATCATATTCATCATTTGTTTGTGAAAAACTATGAGGAGATGGAGACTCATCTGATCACTACTATCGTGG AGGCCCCAAAACATTTGTTCAAGGACTTGAACGATGTCGCGCAAGGTAATGCCGTCTCAGAGCTAGCTGGGATTTTACGCAATCTTCCAGAAGCAAAAAGACAATTGGAATGGTCCCGATACTTGCAAACAAGCATAAAGTGGGTATCCAATAAGCTAAGAAATG CTCTCCGGGGAGTGAAGCGGGACATTAACGATGCGGCGATAGTGCTTTGTGGCAGTACGGATTGCCTCAAATTTTTGCACACTAACGAAGTTGAGTTTATGGACGCATCCAGATGCCTCCACTTGGATGAG TTGCCTCTTCCGCCGAAAATGCAAAAACAGTTGGATGATCTAGACGAAACCTTGGAAAAGCCAGCATGGGCAGCGCCGCTCCGTAGACTCAGAAATATCAGTAGAAAGATTAAGGACGAGATGGCACGAGTCTCACCCCCGATAATTCGAGACATACGCAAGGGAAGGAAGCTGTTTGCCAAAGAGGGGAGGAGAATAGAAGAAATAATTGACGTGGTCATCAGCGACATTCATCTTAGCACCATGCGTGCGAGCAGGGCGTTCGAGGATCTTTACGACAAATTTAATGAAACACGTCAGTACGTCGTTCAGTATATTGCTGTAAGCCTCCTTGGG ATTCTGTCGATCCTGGTTTTGGCTTTGATTGTTGGCTGTATAGCACCACGTCCCACCGGAGCGAGCAATGAATACTTCACCAAAAGGATCGCATCGTACATGATGATACT AGCCATGATTTTAATATTTTGTGCGCTATCCGTCATGCTGATAGTGGTGCTGTTTTATTTTGTGATTGGTGGTGTGGCTTACAAAGGCGCATGCGCACCACTCAGGGAAATGAAGTCTAGTGCGCTTGTCAAACAGCTAGACTCAGAGATCGATCTCCGCACAATGTTTTCTCTCCGAAATCAGGATTTACCAGCTAATAAATCAAGCAAGCCAGTCAGAGTATCGAGTGTTGTCAAGGCGTGCCAGGGCGACATCTATTTGTTTAATTTCCTGCAAGAAAATAGAATCTTTGACATAACAGATTTTCTTCGAGTGAAATTATTATCCAAAGCAGTAAAGAGTAAGGAGAAAAGTCTAGATCTATCAAAGGAATTTATACTGACGCCGTATGAACGAGACGtctatttaaaaaaaatggagGATGTTGAAATGGGCTTGTATCACAGCGACTTGTGGTTCGATATAATTTGCGAAGATCTCAGCTCATTGAATGTTGACCAGCTTATGCAGAATCTTCAATCTCTATCACAGTCGCTGTCGTGGAATAACTACCGAGCAGCCTCTGTCGCTTTAGAGAACGCGTATGTTAGTCTCAAGGCAATTAAGGCCTCCTACTATTTTGGTCTAGATAGGGACTATAAGCTTATGACAAAAAGTCTTAAAGTCATGGATCGTATAATTTTACACCAGAACTACAACTTTGCCGATACCTTTAAAATATTGAGAGCAAAAATTGTGGCGTCCGAGGAATTTATACGTGACAAAGGAACGTCATATATTTCTACTCTTGGCGAAAACCTAACTGCAGTGGTTGAGGAACAAATCCAAGAATATATCAGAATGATAATCCGTGAAGCCACCAGCAGCATCGGGTACTGCAAGCCTCTGACCTACATATACGATCGCGGCCTGGAATTGGTTTGCAATCGCATGGTTGACCCCATA AACGGCTATTGGATGGGTGTATTAACGGCGGCGTTCCTTCTGTTGCCCGTGCTCTGTATAGCACATCGTCTGCAGTGTCTCTACAAGCAACATAAGGTGGCTCCGATAAGGGCCATCAGAGCACGGCTCGTGCATGaagaacaacaagaacaagacCCTTGTCCCTTTTGCAGTGCAAATCCAAATAGGATTCCAGGTGGACTCATTGCCTGCATTGGTCTGGACGGTGCAGGAACAACCATTTATGATGGCGACAACATGATTGCAGAAACAGGAAATATCAATGATGGAGACAAAAAGAATAAGTTAGATTAG